A section of the Phacochoerus africanus isolate WHEZ1 chromosome 4, ROS_Pafr_v1, whole genome shotgun sequence genome encodes:
- the IL12RB1 gene encoding interleukin-12 receptor subunit beta-1 isoform X4, which translates to MWQRVTRLVPLFLLLFPRQGAEACSTSRCCFQDPPYPDADSGSASGPRDLNCYRIFNRAGYECSWEYEGPTAGVSHFLRCCLKSGRCCYFATGSATTLQFSDQDGVDVLNAVTLWVESRAANKTEKSPMVTLNLYSSVKYDPPPGNIKVSRSAGQLHMEWETPTRQDGAEIQFRHRTPGSPWMLGDCGRQDDEAGFESCLCPLEMDMAQEFQLRRRRGPGVPGGPWSSWSSSVCIPPENPPQAKVKFSVEQLRSDGRRQVTLDEQLPQLELPEGCLGNNSGVEMTYHVHLHMLSCPCKAKATRTLRLRKKLILSGAAYDLALISRNRFGLGPNQTWHLPAYNHSGPGTLNISVGANRTTMHWPVLAQGLTYCIEWQPQGQDESLVNCTLMTPKDQDPAGMAAYSWSQALGAMGQKVCYRITIFASARPEKPTSWSTVSSTYYFAGNASGAGSPQHVSVKKLNQDSVSVDWTPSLLSACPGVLKEYIVRCHDEDSDQVFGL; encoded by the exons ATGTGGCAACGAGTGACCAGGCTggtccccctcttcctcctcctgttccCGAGGCAGGGTG CTGAAGCCTGCAGTACCAGCAGGTGCTGTTTCCAGGACCCGCCATATCCGGATGCAGACTCAG GCTCAGCTTCTGGCCCCAGGGACCTAAACTGCTACCGGATATTCAACAGAGCTGGTTATGAATGTTCCTGGGAGTATGAGGGCCCCACAGCTGGGGTCAGCCACTTCCTGAGATGCTG CCTCAAGTCTGGGCGCTGTTGCTACtttgccacaggctcagccaccACGCTGCAGTTCTCCGACCAGGATGGCGTAGACGTGCTCAATGCTGTCACTCTCTGGGTAGAATCCCGGGCTGCCAACAAGACGGAGAAGTCCCCCATGGTTACCTTGAATCTCTACAGCTCTG TTAAATACGACCCTCCCCCAGGAAACATCAAGGTATCAAGGTCAGCAGGGCAGCTGCACATGGAGTGGGAGACCCCAACCCGCCAGGATGGTGCTGAGATACAGTTCCGACACCGGACACCTGGAAGCCCGTGGATGCTG GGCGACTGTGGACGTCAGGATGATGAAGCTGGCTTCG AGTCATGCCTATGCCCCCTGGAGATGGACATGGCCCAAGAATTCCAGCTGCGACGACGCCGGGGGCCAGGGGTCCCAGGAGGTCCCTGGAGCAGCTGGAGCAGCTCTGTGTGCATCCCCCCTG AAAACCCCCCACAGGCCAAGGTGAAGTTCTCAGTGGAGCAGCTCCGCTCAGATGGGAGGAGGCAGGTGACCTTGGATGAGCAG CTGCCCCAGCTTGAGCTTCCGGAAGGCTGCCTTGGGAACAACTCTGGAGTGGAAATGACCTACCATGTTCACCTGCACATGCTGTCCTGCCCTTGTAAGGCCAAGGCCACAAGGACTCTGCGCCTAAGGAAAAAGCTCATCCTCTCAGGCGCTGCCTATGACCTGGCTCTCATTTCCCGGAATCGCTTTGGCCTTGGCCCCAACCAGACATGGCACCTTCCTGCCTATAACCATTCAG GACCAGGGACTCTGAATATCAGTGTTGGAGCCAATAGGACCACCATGCATTGGCCAGTCCTGGCCCAGGGCCTGACGTACTGCATTGAGTGGCAGCCCCAGGGCCAGGATGAGAGCCTTGTCAACTGTACCTTGATGACACCCAAGGACCAGGACCCTGCTGGAATGG CAGCCTACAGCTGGAGCCAAGCACTTGGGGCAATGGGGCAGAAGGTGTGTTATCGCATCACCATCTTTGCCTCTGCACGTCCAGAGAAGCCCACGTCATGGTCCACAGTCTCATCAACCTACTACTTTGCAGGCAATG CCTCAGGAGCTGGGAGCCCACAGCATGTGTCGGTGAAGAAACTCAACCAGGATTCCGTGTCTGTGGACTGGACACCATCTCTGCTGAGTGCCTGCCCCGGTGTCCTGA